Proteins encoded in a region of the Caldilineales bacterium genome:
- a CDS encoding cysteine desulfurase-like protein, which yields MPTLTPTLIRHHFPALAETDDRGQPLIFFDGPGGSQVTQSVIDAMSDYLTRRNANTHSPFLTSQRTDETLAAAHLALADLLNAPSPDEIIFGPNMTTLTFAFSRALARSWQPGDEVIVTRLDHDANIAPWLALQEQGIAIRWLDFDPADCTLRLDELDHLLGPRTRLVAVGGASNAVGTLNPIAAIVARAHAAGALVFVDAVHLAPHFPIDVQALGCDFLACSAYKFYGPHIGILWGRYHLLDALPAYKVRPSHPHPPGKWMTGTQNHEGLAGTTAAVDYLAGLGDAFGQDWAGQFPAFSGRRLSLKLGLSAIAAYERGLFAAMLDGLETIPGLTVYGLTERKRLHERAPTAAVRLEGYTPAELSARLAQHGIAAYAGHFYAVEVIQRLGLAEKGGVLRLGLSHYNTQAEIDRLLEILSDWA from the coding sequence ATGCCCACCCTCACCCCCACCCTCATCCGCCACCACTTCCCCGCCCTGGCCGAGACCGACGACCGTGGCCAGCCCCTCATCTTCTTCGATGGCCCCGGCGGCAGCCAGGTCACGCAATCCGTCATCGACGCCATGAGCGACTACCTGACCCGTCGCAACGCCAACACCCACTCGCCCTTCCTCACCTCACAGCGCACCGACGAGACCCTGGCCGCCGCCCATCTGGCCCTGGCCGACCTGCTCAACGCCCCCTCGCCCGACGAAATCATCTTCGGGCCAAACATGACCACGCTGACCTTCGCCTTCAGCCGCGCCCTGGCCCGATCCTGGCAACCCGGCGACGAGGTCATCGTCACCCGGCTCGACCACGATGCCAACATCGCCCCCTGGCTGGCCTTGCAGGAGCAGGGCATCGCCATCCGCTGGCTGGACTTCGACCCCGCCGACTGCACTCTGCGCCTGGATGAACTCGACCATCTGCTCGGCCCGCGCACCCGGCTGGTGGCTGTGGGCGGCGCCTCCAACGCCGTTGGCACCCTCAACCCTATCGCCGCCATCGTCGCCCGCGCCCATGCCGCCGGCGCCCTGGTCTTCGTGGATGCCGTCCACCTGGCCCCGCACTTCCCCATCGACGTGCAGGCGCTGGGCTGCGATTTCCTGGCCTGCTCCGCCTACAAATTCTACGGCCCCCATATCGGCATTCTCTGGGGACGCTACCACCTCCTCGACGCCCTCCCCGCCTACAAAGTCCGCCCCTCGCACCCCCACCCGCCCGGCAAGTGGATGACCGGCACCCAGAACCACGAAGGCCTGGCTGGGACCACCGCCGCCGTCGATTATCTGGCCGGGCTGGGCGATGCCTTTGGGCAGGACTGGGCCGGGCAGTTCCCTGCCTTCTCCGGCCGCCGGCTCTCGCTCAAGCTGGGCCTCAGCGCCATCGCTGCTTACGAACGCGGCCTCTTCGCTGCCATGCTCGATGGCCTGGAAACGATCCCCGGTCTGACGGTCTACGGCCTCACCGAGCGCAAACGTTTGCACGAACGCGCGCCCACCGCCGCCGTCCGGCTTGAAGGCTACACCCCGGCCGAACTCTCGGCCCGGCTGGCCCAGCACGGCATCGCCGCCTACGCCGGGCATTTCTACGCCGTCGAGGTCATCCAGCGGCTGGGCCTGGCAGAAAAGGGCGGCGTCCTCCGCCTGGGCCTGAGCCACTACAACACCCAGGCCGAGATCGACCGCCTGCTGGAGATTCTGTCGGACTGGGCCTGA
- a CDS encoding HNH endonuclease, whose protein sequence is MAAVLLLNATYEPLAVISRQRALSLLLRERVDVATDQMLSLVGVQTAFTIPTVLRMKRYVNVPRREAAWSKRGVLRRDGYRCIYCGATAGEMKEGHFLNKDDFGVDHIIPRSRNGKNTWGNTACACKWCNHRKGGRTPHEAGMKMHWEPKTPRVNYLILSGDIPDAWKVYLQVP, encoded by the coding sequence ATGGCCGCCGTTCTCCTGCTCAACGCCACCTACGAACCCCTGGCCGTCATCTCGCGGCAGCGGGCGCTGTCGCTGCTGCTGCGCGAGCGCGTGGATGTCGCCACCGACCAGATGTTGTCGCTCGTCGGCGTCCAGACCGCCTTCACCATCCCCACCGTGCTGCGCATGAAGCGTTATGTCAATGTCCCTCGTCGCGAGGCGGCATGGAGCAAGCGCGGGGTGCTGCGGCGCGATGGCTATCGCTGCATCTACTGCGGCGCGACCGCCGGCGAGATGAAGGAAGGCCACTTCTTGAACAAGGACGACTTCGGCGTCGACCACATCATCCCGCGCAGCCGCAACGGCAAGAATACCTGGGGCAACACCGCCTGCGCCTGCAAGTGGTGTAATCATCGCAAGGGCGGCCGCACCCCGCACGAGGCCGGGATGAAGATGCACTGGGAGCCAAAGACCCCCCGCGTCAACTATCTCATCCTCTCTGGCGACATCCCCGACGCCTGGAAGGTGTATTTGCAGGTGCCGTGA
- a CDS encoding LysM peptidoglycan-binding domain-containing protein translates to MPGLRLPSGRTVDVHDGFIIGVDAGCDLRLVDPQAAARHLILQRVSDDAWQAATLSLSAATRLNGAVLTGLARLQDGDVLTVGATDLHWQMATPEDLAGTAPPRAWGDVLLAVIVVSALALAMWQQSRWRQQSLITPTPPAPLPTPTICSPAPATPCRPPLYRVIVPAPATATPEPTLVTSPTSTPTPTPSPTPTPSATSTSSPTPSPTPSATLAPARSCPIPDGWVKKVVRQGETLRGLARRYGIRVVRLRQANCLQNNQIKWGQILYVPRRP, encoded by the coding sequence ATGCCTGGTCTTCGCCTCCCCTCCGGCCGCACCGTCGATGTCCACGATGGCTTTATCATCGGCGTCGACGCCGGATGCGATCTGCGGCTGGTCGATCCGCAGGCGGCGGCCCGGCACCTGATCTTGCAGCGGGTGAGCGACGATGCCTGGCAGGCGGCGACGCTCTCGCTGAGCGCCGCCACCAGGCTCAACGGCGCAGTCCTGACTGGTCTGGCCCGGCTGCAGGATGGGGATGTGCTGACGGTGGGGGCCACCGACCTGCACTGGCAGATGGCGACGCCGGAGGATCTGGCGGGGACGGCCCCGCCGCGGGCCTGGGGCGATGTCCTGCTGGCCGTCATCGTCGTCTCGGCCCTGGCCCTGGCCATGTGGCAGCAAAGCCGCTGGCGGCAACAATCGCTCATCACCCCCACGCCGCCAGCGCCGCTGCCCACGCCAACCATTTGCTCGCCAGCGCCGGCGACGCCGTGTCGCCCGCCGCTCTACCGGGTGATCGTCCCCGCTCCCGCGACTGCGACGCCCGAACCGACCCTCGTGACTTCACCCACGAGCACGCCCACTCCCACCCCCAGCCCGACCCCGACCCCATCCGCCACCTCGACCTCCAGCCCCACACCCAGCCCAACCCCATCCGCCACCCTTGCCCCCGCGCGCAGCTGCCCCATCCCCGACGGCTGGGTGAAGAAAGTCGTCCGGCAGGGCGAAACCCTGCGCGGCCTGGCGAGGCGTTACGGCATCCGCGTAGTACGCCTGCGCCAGGCCAACTGTTTGCAGAACAACCAGATCAAGTGGGGGCAGATTCTCTATGTGCCCAGGCGGCCGTGA
- a CDS encoding cupin domain-containing protein — translation MTSNFLHPLDHAQARADKAFKTTFLHSPRLLVGLNTLLPGQTQALHEHADQDKFYLVLAGAGRFTVGDETRLCGSGDLILAPAGIAHGVVNHGEDMLSFVTVIAPAP, via the coding sequence ATGACCTCCAACTTCCTCCACCCCCTCGATCACGCCCAGGCCCGGGCCGACAAAGCCTTCAAGACGACCTTTCTCCACAGCCCGCGGCTGCTGGTGGGGCTGAACACCCTCTTGCCCGGCCAGACCCAGGCCCTGCACGAACACGCCGACCAGGACAAGTTCTACCTCGTCCTGGCAGGGGCGGGGCGCTTCACGGTCGGAGATGAAACCCGCCTCTGCGGTTCCGGCGACCTGATCCTGGCCCCAGCCGGCATCGCCCACGGGGTGGTCAACCATGGCGAAGACATGCTCAGCTTCGTGACTGTGATCGCGCCGGCCCCCTAG
- a CDS encoding peptidoglycan DD-metalloendopeptidase family protein: protein MKNKLGFYVEISTVRWLVESLRDVKPPVILWHRGDRGGLQEIRRQLSPDSFIVGRWFLDIREQDAMLDSSDPAGAGRELANQILNYDFGYATEEVNGRRLVDAWMSLNECLAGPASFTAEYDNPSSEKMKLLARRAPAYDALMVAFRQQLQTKGIEAVAFNFAAGNFTHPEHYLRWFPQTLASHIYLGFHEYGWPRLQRESVSGALFYRDCMQAIRAKYGDRHKVIMTEAGLTRAYGNQGPDEGWLYRNDEQRQQPLSEDQYWDSLLWYNKELLQDDYVMGACLYQVGHSGKWASFRHLTSQQDVDEGREIGLMRRIIEMKNLPDPGPPPPPPPPPPPPPPPVDLTALRTRAAALNTQLSTGLKGTSDLSAQAARLQPQLAELDQLLVGVSAALAAADTLVQQFESAKAGAQTVSAGDLVLIGGELKALQRRLQDAAGLAQVLTEIKPTLAASLAEAGKAPALQKQIADLLATVRALQTDLEPGPKPIPQITLQEPITVARGQRFGERPEYYRKSGLDGHEGIDYPCPPGTLVKAAADGVVFRCGDIGGAYGIRVILEHQWGAQTGYTIYAHLQSMADGLQVGRQVKTGEVVGLADSTGRNSDGTPSSTGHHLHFSLAFAGRPNQGYKIATIPDAWFYDPEPYLPKTRGRKRPKGVPDSVCVPDVVPPE, encoded by the coding sequence ATGAAGAACAAGCTCGGTTTCTATGTCGAGATCTCGACTGTCCGTTGGCTGGTGGAATCCTTGCGGGATGTCAAGCCGCCCGTCATCCTCTGGCACCGCGGCGACCGCGGCGGCTTGCAGGAAATCCGGCGGCAGCTCTCACCCGATTCGTTCATCGTTGGGCGCTGGTTTCTGGACATCCGTGAGCAGGATGCCATGCTCGATAGCTCCGACCCGGCCGGCGCCGGTCGCGAGCTGGCCAACCAGATACTGAACTACGATTTCGGCTACGCCACCGAGGAAGTCAACGGCCGGCGGCTGGTGGACGCCTGGATGAGCCTGAACGAGTGTCTGGCCGGCCCGGCCAGCTTCACCGCCGAATATGACAATCCTTCGTCCGAAAAGATGAAGCTACTGGCGCGCCGCGCGCCTGCCTACGACGCCCTGATGGTGGCCTTTCGCCAGCAATTGCAAACCAAAGGCATCGAGGCGGTGGCCTTCAACTTTGCCGCCGGGAACTTCACCCACCCCGAACACTATCTGCGCTGGTTCCCGCAAACGCTGGCCTCGCACATCTACCTGGGCTTCCACGAATATGGCTGGCCGCGGCTACAGCGCGAATCGGTGTCGGGGGCGCTGTTCTATCGCGATTGTATGCAGGCGATCCGGGCGAAGTACGGCGACCGCCACAAGGTGATCATGACCGAGGCGGGGCTGACGCGGGCCTATGGCAACCAGGGGCCGGACGAGGGCTGGCTCTATCGCAACGACGAGCAGAGGCAACAGCCGCTGAGCGAGGATCAATACTGGGACTCGCTCTTGTGGTACAACAAGGAATTGCTGCAGGATGACTATGTCATGGGCGCCTGCCTTTATCAGGTAGGGCATTCGGGCAAGTGGGCGTCGTTCCGGCATCTGACCTCGCAGCAAGATGTGGACGAGGGCCGCGAGATCGGGTTGATGCGCCGCATCATCGAGATGAAGAACCTGCCCGATCCTGGCCCGCCGCCTCCTCCTCCGCCGCCTCCTCCTCCTCCCCCGCCGCCGGTCGATCTCACGGCCCTGCGCACACGGGCGGCTGCCCTGAATACCCAATTGAGCACTGGGCTCAAGGGGACGAGCGACCTCAGCGCGCAGGCCGCCCGGTTGCAGCCGCAGCTGGCCGAGCTTGACCAGTTGTTGGTCGGCGTTTCTGCTGCCCTGGCAGCGGCAGACACCCTCGTCCAGCAGTTCGAATCGGCAAAAGCCGGAGCGCAGACTGTCTCAGCCGGCGACCTGGTGCTCATCGGGGGCGAATTGAAGGCATTGCAGCGCCGTCTTCAGGACGCCGCCGGCCTGGCTCAGGTCTTGACTGAGATCAAACCCACCCTGGCGGCATCGCTTGCCGAAGCCGGGAAGGCGCCGGCCCTGCAAAAACAGATCGCTGATCTCCTGGCGACGGTCAGGGCCTTGCAGACCGACCTGGAACCTGGCCCCAAACCCATCCCCCAGATCACCTTGCAGGAACCGATCACCGTCGCCCGCGGGCAGCGATTTGGCGAGCGCCCGGAATACTACCGGAAGAGCGGGTTGGACGGGCACGAGGGCATCGACTACCCCTGCCCTCCAGGGACACTCGTGAAGGCGGCGGCCGATGGCGTCGTCTTCCGCTGTGGCGACATCGGTGGGGCCTACGGCATCCGCGTCATCCTCGAACACCAGTGGGGAGCGCAGACGGGCTACACCATCTATGCTCACTTGCAGTCGATGGCTGATGGTTTGCAGGTGGGGCGGCAGGTCAAGACCGGCGAGGTGGTTGGCCTGGCCGATTCGACCGGCAGGAACAGCGACGGCACGCCTTCGTCGACCGGCCATCACCTGCACTTTAGCCTCGCCTTTGCCGGCAGGCCCAACCAGGGCTACAAGATCGCCACCATCCCGGACGCCTGGTTCTACGACCCCGAACCTTATCTGCCCAAGACGCGCGGGCGCAAACGGCCTAAGGGCGTGCCCGATTCGGTCTGCGTGCCCGATGTCGTCCCGCCGGAATGA
- a CDS encoding peptidoglycan recognition protein family protein, producing MSRPLFDSEYLYGVHDRGAEAIMRQKNVRGWVLVTEQVDGGARSYRDLSDEDFGVMVRLNHGYLGAGTIPRRAEYGNFARRCADFVQRSAGAAIWIIGNEPNHQSEWPGGSFDLAEAMRQAEIITPQNYAECFRLARQAIHALPGHENDLVLPAAVAPWNAALGDWVKYFKDMLAAIGPTNLDGITLHTYTHGHQKALITSDARCPSPGFTHLRWEFRTYRDYMEAIPAEMRHLPVFITEANPQRLSELDPAWENRNDGWVDAAYQEIDLWNREQPQTIRSLVLFRWQYEPNQPWDISSRDQVLDDFRQALDRGLKWPASASPVPIDLTALLKRLEALEAAAKAILSASQTAATSAAALAGAQTRVDGLLQPARTLAGWQPELDRLKEVVGKLRSPGPWQPVSPPPMQDLRQQLPTHATARFTTRSRADIRRLIIHHTGNVATPLQFAQSTIRQGKPGINYHFLIAPDGVISWVQDLETVVGACTRPENNIDSIALALVGDFNPAPPSTEQMESAARLLAWLLTDLKLGAETVVGRSELGETTAPSPGRQWLQGARYKEALLKLVNDYLSPPPISDELDRLRRQVADLERQLSDSQAEVGRLQDELARCKGEVAPSRLNPPAMSDIVDSLPKKPDAAPFPSQDPAAITRIVISHSGSDKSVLPERIALAYIRSGWWGIGYHFVITPDGTIFQTQRLTTALNQLFNNQGFSTVEVCLVGYFMRLKNNVEQPREDQLPTAAQLAAAGSLLAWLRQELPRTTDNGIVGRKEVQPHAGPGEEWNTGANWKQTLLQQIEAARTTASRPRKPIEHYLLFWDHGGDAWAKADWRNAQAYIERFRPTTGFSVNDAMQAEHVTIVGGYGGVAQTEGERLKAAGVILHRLAGADEAGTRAMLDQLVAAGVRWPEEIAAGLGAMPAPDLDFGPETLSEPDLIDVPKRPRRRSKPRPS from the coding sequence ATGTCGCGGCCATTGTTCGATTCCGAGTATCTCTATGGCGTCCACGACCGCGGCGCCGAGGCCATCATGCGCCAGAAGAACGTGCGCGGGTGGGTGTTGGTGACTGAACAGGTCGATGGCGGGGCGCGCAGCTATCGCGACCTCAGCGACGAGGACTTTGGCGTCATGGTGCGGCTCAACCACGGCTATCTGGGCGCGGGCACCATCCCGCGGCGGGCGGAGTATGGCAATTTCGCCCGGCGCTGCGCCGACTTCGTGCAGCGTTCAGCCGGCGCCGCCATCTGGATCATCGGCAACGAACCCAATCATCAGAGCGAATGGCCGGGCGGGAGCTTCGACCTGGCCGAGGCCATGCGTCAGGCCGAGATCATCACCCCCCAGAACTACGCCGAGTGCTTCCGCCTCGCCCGCCAGGCCATCCACGCCCTGCCCGGCCACGAGAACGACCTGGTGTTGCCGGCGGCGGTGGCGCCCTGGAACGCCGCCCTGGGCGACTGGGTCAAGTATTTCAAGGACATGCTGGCGGCCATCGGCCCCACCAACCTGGATGGCATCACCCTCCACACCTACACCCACGGCCATCAGAAGGCGCTCATCACCTCCGACGCCCGCTGTCCTTCGCCCGGCTTTACGCACCTGCGCTGGGAATTTCGCACCTATCGCGACTACATGGAGGCCATCCCGGCGGAGATGCGCCATCTGCCCGTATTCATCACCGAGGCCAATCCGCAGCGCCTGAGCGAGCTAGACCCGGCCTGGGAAAACCGCAACGACGGCTGGGTCGACGCCGCCTATCAGGAGATCGACCTCTGGAACCGCGAACAGCCGCAGACGATCCGCTCGTTGGTCTTGTTCCGCTGGCAGTACGAGCCAAACCAACCCTGGGACATCAGCAGCCGCGACCAGGTGCTGGACGATTTCCGCCAGGCGCTCGACCGGGGACTGAAATGGCCGGCGAGCGCCTCCCCCGTTCCCATCGACCTGACCGCCCTGCTCAAGCGTTTGGAGGCGCTGGAAGCGGCGGCAAAGGCCATCTTGTCCGCCAGTCAGACGGCAGCGACGAGCGCCGCTGCCCTTGCCGGTGCACAGACGCGGGTCGATGGTTTACTGCAGCCGGCGCGCACCCTGGCTGGGTGGCAACCAGAGTTGGACAGACTGAAGGAAGTGGTGGGCAAGCTACGCTCCCCCGGCCCCTGGCAGCCGGTCAGCCCGCCGCCCATGCAGGACCTGCGCCAGCAACTCCCCACCCACGCTACAGCTCGGTTCACCACCCGCAGCCGGGCCGACATCCGCCGCCTCATCATCCATCACACCGGCAATGTAGCCACCCCTCTTCAGTTCGCCCAAAGCACCATTCGTCAGGGTAAACCCGGCATCAACTACCATTTCCTCATCGCCCCCGATGGCGTCATCTCGTGGGTGCAAGATTTGGAAACCGTGGTTGGCGCCTGCACCCGGCCAGAGAACAATATCGACAGCATCGCCCTTGCTCTGGTGGGTGACTTCAACCCGGCCCCGCCCTCGACCGAGCAGATGGAATCCGCCGCCCGCCTGTTGGCCTGGCTGTTGACCGACCTGAAGTTGGGGGCCGAGACCGTGGTGGGGCGCAGCGAGTTGGGCGAGACGACGGCCCCCTCGCCAGGGCGACAGTGGCTTCAGGGTGCGCGCTACAAAGAGGCCTTGCTCAAACTGGTCAACGATTATCTCTCACCGCCGCCCATCTCCGATGAGCTTGATCGCCTGCGCCGGCAGGTGGCCGATCTAGAGAGGCAACTGAGTGACTCCCAGGCCGAAGTAGGGCGCTTGCAGGATGAGCTGGCCAGGTGCAAAGGAGAGGTCGCACCGTCCAGGCTCAATCCGCCAGCCATGTCCGATATCGTGGATTCGTTGCCCAAGAAGCCCGATGCTGCACCCTTTCCGTCTCAGGACCCGGCCGCCATCACTCGCATCGTCATCAGCCATAGCGGCTCCGATAAGTCCGTGCTGCCCGAACGCATCGCCCTTGCCTACATCCGCAGTGGCTGGTGGGGCATCGGCTATCATTTCGTAATTACGCCCGATGGGACGATCTTCCAGACTCAGCGCCTGACGACAGCTCTCAATCAGCTCTTCAACAACCAGGGTTTTTCTACTGTCGAAGTCTGTCTGGTGGGCTATTTCATGCGCTTGAAAAACAATGTCGAACAGCCGCGCGAGGATCAGTTGCCCACGGCAGCGCAGTTGGCGGCGGCCGGCAGCCTGCTGGCCTGGCTGCGGCAGGAACTGCCCCGAACCACTGACAACGGCATCGTGGGTCGCAAAGAAGTGCAGCCGCACGCCGGCCCCGGCGAGGAGTGGAACACGGGCGCCAACTGGAAACAGACCCTGTTGCAGCAGATCGAGGCCGCCCGCACGACCGCCTCTCGCCCCCGCAAGCCGATCGAGCACTACCTCTTGTTCTGGGACCACGGCGGCGATGCCTGGGCCAAAGCCGACTGGCGCAACGCCCAGGCCTATATCGAGCGTTTCCGACCCACGACCGGTTTCTCGGTGAATGATGCCATGCAGGCCGAGCATGTCACCATCGTCGGCGGCTACGGCGGCGTTGCCCAGACCGAGGGCGAGCGTCTGAAGGCGGCCGGGGTCATCCTCCACCGGCTGGCCGGGGCCGACGAGGCCGGGACCAGGGCCATGCTCGACCAGCTGGTGGCGGCCGGTGTTCGCTGGCCCGAAGAAATCGCCGCCGGCCTGGGGGCGATGCCCGCGCCTGATCTGGATTTCGGCCCGGAGACGCTGTCGGAGCCTGACCTGATCGACGTGCCCAAGCGCCCGCGCCGGCGCAGTAAGCCCCGGCCGTCATAG
- a CDS encoding tyrosine recombinase XerC, with protein MEPDLTRFLLYLDLERGASPYTLRNYGAEIGAFIGFARRRGVERWDGVQAGLIRSWLAELHRQGIEAASVGRRLYELRSCFRFLMREGVVEQNPALAIHIPSAPHRLPEYLTIEQIIELLSGPDVGEPLGQRDAAILEVLYGAGVRRGELLAIEVRDLTLERGEILVHGKGGKERIALIGKPGVLALRRYLDDGREQLLAKATEGGRKPAALFLNRFGRAISEPKTISDLLDKYVQMADLPRQVTPHTLRHSFATHLLEGGADLRAVQELLGHENVQTTTIYTRVTVGRLRQVVNSAHPRASG; from the coding sequence ATGGAACCCGACCTCACCCGCTTCCTCCTCTACCTCGACCTCGAGCGCGGGGCATCGCCCTACACCCTGCGCAACTACGGGGCTGAGATCGGCGCCTTCATCGGCTTTGCCCGAAGGAGGGGGGTGGAGCGGTGGGACGGGGTGCAGGCGGGGCTGATCCGCTCCTGGCTGGCCGAGTTGCACCGGCAGGGCATCGAAGCGGCGTCGGTGGGTCGCCGGCTCTACGAGCTTCGCTCCTGCTTCCGCTTCCTCATGCGCGAGGGCGTGGTGGAGCAGAACCCCGCCCTGGCCATCCACATTCCCTCGGCCCCCCATCGCCTGCCCGAATACCTGACCATCGAGCAGATCATCGAGCTGCTGAGCGGGCCGGATGTGGGCGAGCCGTTGGGCCAGCGTGACGCCGCTATCCTGGAGGTGCTGTACGGGGCCGGGGTGCGCCGGGGCGAGTTGCTGGCGATCGAGGTAAGGGATCTGACTCTGGAACGGGGGGAAATCCTGGTTCACGGCAAGGGCGGCAAGGAACGGATCGCGCTGATCGGCAAACCGGGCGTGCTGGCGCTGCGCCGCTATCTGGATGATGGCCGGGAGCAGTTGCTGGCGAAGGCAACAGAAGGGGGGCGAAAGCCGGCGGCGCTGTTCCTCAATCGTTTTGGCCGGGCGATCAGCGAACCCAAGACGATCAGCGACCTCCTCGACAAGTACGTGCAGATGGCCGATCTGCCACGCCAGGTGACGCCGCACACGCTGCGCCACTCCTTTGCCACCCATCTGCTGGAGGGCGGGGCCGACCTGCGCGCCGTGCAGGAGTTGCTGGGGCACGAGAACGTGCAGACGACCACGATCTACACACGGGTGACGGTGGGCCGGCTGCGGCAGGTGGTGAACAGCGCCCATCCGCGGGCGTCGGGCTAG
- a CDS encoding CHAT domain-containing protein: protein MQYVDFTIRVQKDGDGFSVRAAAVDASGRKTGEAGPEPLDWAALQQQPAWEKIALIRESPFQVKARDYTEVGGMLFDALFRGQVLRLFTGLYDHAVEPSKDTALRLRLDIDERSPEAAVVPWEFLYWRDKRLHFATNSQILMTRQLLNIDYGAIEALKIDGLPRVLMVIPEGSGLNTDTEREIVKKALQAVGIEPALLEGKVDLGRLDDELADNGPYHILHFIGHGDFEEDDGEGIGYLRFNSPDDSADEVWIEHSRIQNLLQTYRDDLRLVILNACSVGQVSARQSVERTGRGFVGMAPSILKAGVPAVLAMQYEIRDTIAIQFAKTLYERLTKGRWAGKIDAAVTLARNACLLIDPDDRGYATSILYLRAEDGIIFDLQTPPPQPGGKPTATTGDSTPCPAPEKPDDDVLAAYRFDTASGLWGRMQIARNTLLTQNDLIKRLEAQAGPMQFTNPAGWAVLMMQIEQMKTQRDAAQKELEGQTTVLAWLVYGECQKYEANKTELNGLLAKPQRNLTENRRVSEFKRAIAEYEDLAKETKPYFDSPA, encoded by the coding sequence ATGCAATACGTTGATTTCACGATCCGAGTGCAGAAGGACGGCGATGGCTTTTCCGTCCGCGCCGCAGCGGTCGACGCGAGCGGCCGCAAGACGGGCGAAGCAGGGCCGGAGCCACTGGACTGGGCCGCGCTCCAGCAGCAACCGGCCTGGGAGAAGATCGCCTTGATCCGCGAGTCGCCCTTTCAGGTCAAGGCCAGGGACTACACCGAGGTGGGCGGGATGCTGTTCGACGCCCTCTTCCGGGGCCAGGTGTTGCGGCTGTTCACCGGCCTCTACGACCACGCCGTCGAACCCAGCAAGGACACGGCCCTGCGCCTCCGCCTCGACATCGACGAGCGGTCGCCGGAGGCGGCGGTCGTGCCCTGGGAATTCCTCTATTGGCGCGACAAACGGCTCCATTTTGCCACCAACAGCCAGATCCTGATGACCCGACAGCTCCTGAACATCGATTACGGAGCCATCGAAGCTCTCAAGATCGATGGCCTACCGCGAGTCTTGATGGTCATCCCGGAGGGATCGGGGCTGAATACCGATACCGAACGAGAAATCGTCAAGAAGGCGTTGCAGGCGGTGGGCATCGAACCGGCGCTTCTGGAGGGGAAGGTCGATCTTGGCCGGCTGGACGACGAGCTTGCCGACAACGGCCCCTACCACATCCTCCACTTCATCGGCCACGGCGATTTCGAAGAGGATGACGGTGAGGGCATCGGCTACTTGCGCTTCAATTCCCCCGACGATTCTGCCGATGAGGTCTGGATCGAGCACTCCCGCATTCAGAACCTGCTCCAGACCTATCGCGATGACCTCCGGCTCGTCATCCTCAATGCCTGCTCGGTCGGCCAGGTCTCGGCCCGGCAGAGCGTCGAACGCACGGGCCGCGGCTTCGTCGGCATGGCGCCCTCGATCCTCAAGGCCGGCGTCCCGGCCGTCCTGGCCATGCAGTACGAGATCCGCGACACGATCGCCATCCAATTTGCCAAGACCCTGTATGAGCGGCTGACCAAAGGCCGTTGGGCCGGGAAGATCGACGCCGCCGTGACTCTGGCCCGCAATGCCTGCTTGCTCATCGACCCCGACGACCGCGGCTACGCGACCTCGATCCTCTATCTGCGTGCGGAGGATGGCATCATCTTCGACCTGCAGACGCCACCCCCGCAACCCGGTGGCAAACCCACGGCCACGACCGGCGACTCCACTCCCTGCCCCGCCCCCGAAAAACCCGACGACGACGTGCTCGCCGCCTACCGCTTCGACACCGCCTCCGGGCTATGGGGCCGGATGCAGATCGCCCGCAACACCCTGCTGACCCAGAATGACCTCATCAAGCGCCTGGAAGCTCAGGCCGGCCCCATGCAGTTCACCAACCCAGCAGGGTGGGCGGTTCTGATGATGCAGATCGAGCAAATGAAGACACAGCGGGATGCGGCGCAGAAAGAACTCGAAGGGCAGACGACCGTATTGGCCTGGCTGGTCTATGGCGAGTGCCAGAAATATGAAGCCAACAAGACCGAGTTGAACGGGCTGCTGGCCAAACCCCAGCGCAACCTGACCGAAAACCGCCGCGTCAGCGAATTCAAGAGGGCCATCGCCGAATACGAAGACCTGGCCAAAGAGACAAAGCCCTACTTCGACAGCCCGGCGTGA